In Yarrowia lipolytica chromosome 1F, complete sequence, a genomic segment contains:
- a CDS encoding uncharacterized protein (Compare to YALI0F25443g, similar to Saccharomyces cerevisiae NBP2 (YDR162C); ancestral locus Anc_8.344, weakly similar to uniprot|Q12163 Saccharomyces cerevisiae YDR162c NBP2 NAP1P-binding protein), whose product MAENTSQEVLAPAQDVHPVHSVTQDLASVSLDNKDTTEPIAHKLRISTQRLSTLSDLGESRDSPSKPYPAEQSPYYRRSRPDLSESSRRGSRISQSSSDPLKLELAALQFHSSLDYAIVRDFGYPPQHPLFFGARQSMSVVSSSLDEDDDLAYPPGIGEGPPYYEDSDVDAELDSELNGRAVALFDFEPENDNEIGLFQGQIVWVHYRHGQGWLVAMNLDTEETGLIPEEYVQILGEDEVVSHGLDGEEDEEEASAAAAVSSAAAALMAKEDQNHEEVGEMELETDAGSVVSEDQTVTGEDDKPELS is encoded by the coding sequence ATGGCAGAAAACACAAGCCAGGAGGTACTTGCACCGGCACAGGATGTACACCCTGTCCACAGTGTGACACAGGACCTGGCCTCCGTGTCATTGGACAACAAAGATACCACAGAGCCAATAGCACACAAACTGCGCATATCTACACAGCGACTGTCGACCCTTTCGGATCTGGGCGAGTCGCGCGACTCCCCCTCCAAGCCATATCCGGCCGAGCAGTCTCCTTATTATCGTCGGTCTCGGCCTGACCTCAGTGAGTCGTCACGACGGGGCTCTCGCATCTCGCAAAGCAGCAGCGATCCTCTCAAGCTGGAACTAGCGGCGCTGCAGTTCCATTCGTCACTGGACTATGCCATTGTCCGGGACTTTGGCTACCCTCCCCAACACCCCCTCTTTTTCGGCGCCCGTCAAAGCATGTCTGTGGTGTCCAGCTCTCttgacgaggacgacgatCTGGCATACCCACCAGGAATCGGCGAGGGTCCACCTTACTACGAGGACTCAGACGTGGACGCAGAGCTGGACAGCGAGCTCAACGGCCGGGCAGTTGCGCTTTTCGATTTCGAGCCGGAAAACGACAACGAAATCGGCCTGTTCCAGGGCCAGATTGTGTGGGTGCACTACCGGCACGGCCAGGGCTGGCTAGTGGCCATGAACTTAGACACAGAGGAAACAGGATTGATTCCCGAGGAATACGTGCAGATTCTGGGGGAAGACGAGGTGGTATCGCATGGTTtggatggagaggaggatgaggaagaggccTCAGCTGCAGCTGCAGTGTCATCAGCCGCGGCCGCTctcatggccaaggaggatcAGAATCATGAAGAAgttggagagatggagctCGAAACCGACGCGGGTTCCGTTGTTAGTGAGGACCAAACCGTCACCGGAGAGGACGACAAACCTGAATTGAGCTAG
- a CDS encoding uncharacterized protein (Compare to YALI0F25421g, similar to Saccharomyces cerevisiae CWC15 (YDR163W); ancestral locus Anc_8.345, similar to DEHA0E17259g Debaryomyces hansenii), with translation MTTAHRPTFDPARGKSNTQAAGSISHTRSLPSHTKLKYRYARISTNTDAMRKTLLENEGGLKQAATKLVAEQQQAETQVQDSEKELSDEVKAKIIEENRDDDDSGSDDEESDSDDSDSDSDDEDELLRIELERIKQERAQAKAREEERLALEEAKAREEQVAFGNPLMNPVAIKRKWNEDVVFRNQTKQARKEDSYVNDLIRSDFHRKFMNRYVR, from the coding sequence ATGACTACAGCACATCGACCTACTTTTGACCCAGCACGAGGCAAGTCCAATACCCAGGCCGCTGGGTCCATCTCACATACCCGGTCCCTCCCGTCTCACACCAAGCTCAAGTACAGATATGCTCGGATTAGTACAAACACAGATGCCATGAGAAAGACTCTGTTGGAGAATGAGGGGGGACTCAAGCAGGCCGCCACGAAGCTAGTtgctgagcagcagcaggcaGAAACTCAGGTTCAAGACTCTGAGAAAGAACTTTCCGATGAAGTGAAGGCCAAGATCATTGAGGAGAACCGAGATGACGATGACTCTGGGTCTGACGATGAGGAGTCCGATTCAGACGACTCggactcagactcagatgacgaagacgagCTGCTTAGAATCGAACTCGAGCGAATCAAGCAGGAACGAGCACAGGCGAAGGCTCGAGAAGAGGAACGGCTAGCTTTGGAGGAAGCAAAGGCCCgggaggagcaggtggCATTTGGAAACCCTCTCATGAATCCCGTAGCCATCAAGCGAAAGTGGAACGAGGATGTGGTGTTCCGAAACCAAACCAAACAGGCCCGGAAAGAAGACAGCTATGTCAACGATCTCATTCGATCAGATTTCCATCGAAAGTTCATGAACCGTTATGTTCGTTAG
- a CDS encoding 40S ribosomal protein uS8 (Compare to YALI0F25399g, highly similar to uniprot|Q3E7Y3 Saccharomyces cerevisiae YLR367w RPS22B and highly similar to uniprot|P0C0W1 Saccharomyces cerevisiae YJL190c RPS22A Ribosomal Protein of the Small subunit), producing MTRTSVLADALKSITNAEKAGKRQVLIRPASKVIIKFLQVMQKHGYINEFTYVDDHRSGKIVVELNGRLNKCGVISPRFNVKIDDMEKWVQNLLPSRQFGYIILTTSAGIMDHEEARRRHVAGKILGFFY from the exons ATGACTCGAACCTCTGTTCTTGCTGACGCCCTCAAgtccatcaccaacgccgagaaggctgGTAAGCGACAGGTCCTGATTCGACCCGCATCCAAGGTCATCATCAAGTTCCTGCAGGTCATGCAGAAGCATG GTTACATCAACGAGTTCACCTACGTTGATGACCACCGATCCGGCAAGATCGTTGTCGAGCTGAACGGCCGACTCAACAAGTGTGGTGTCATTTCTCCCCGATTCAACGTCAAAATTGATGATATGGAGAAGTGGGTCCAGAACCTGCTGCCTTCTCGACAGTTTGGTTACATCATCCTGACCACTTCTGCCGGAATCATGGACCACGAGGAGGCCCGACGACGACACGTTGCTGGAAAGATCCTCGGTTTTTTCTACTAA
- a CDS encoding uncharacterized protein (Compare to YALI0F25333g, similar to uniprot|P27614 Saccharomyces cerevisiae YJL172w CPS1 Gly-X carboxypeptidase YSCS precursor), translated as MDPEKQQLRAHQMPDFEAQIPKAPEPNWIKRGLVAAVFGMALFKMSHISREYYGSRSDILGFKPIEGKCPSQPKLVPQGYSNLDFILHDDDFAKGELKRFQGAIQVPTQSYDDLGPVGEDDRWDIFYNFSSYLETAYPQVHKHMTVEKVNTHGLIFTWEGSDSSLGPQLIMAHQDVVPVNKETAKQWTHPPYSGHFDGKYVWGRGSVDTKNSLIGSLSAAELLLEQGFKPKRTHVFSYGFDEEISGPNGAKNMAKFLVDKHGEKSFFSVVDEGSLVVEEDNYAMLIAATGEKGYADIQISVSAPGGHSSMPPPHTGIGIAAQIINELEDTPYRPELTPENPIFYTMQCVATHDKSISPKLKSLIQRAGKDRWANRKLVEILYGNPKYRDLIRTTQAIDLVTGGVKANALPETTVFVTNHRIAIEHKVEDVQKKATGNAINIAKKNGFSVTAFGKEIIPEDKDSKGSIEVGFFGAPLEVAPRAPTSGPTWDLVMGTAMHVFRDAVFPESKDVFAAPGIMTANTDTRHYWKLCDAIYRFNPVRETAAFGIHTVDEHIEYQAHLETIAYFYELVRNSGGENQR; from the coding sequence ATGGATCCCGAAAAACAGCAGCTCAGGGCTCATCAGATGCCAGACTTCGAGGCCCAGATTCCCAAGGCTCCCGAGCCCAACTGGATTAAGCGAGGACTCGTTGCTGCCGTCTTTGGTATGGCTCTCTTTAAGATGTCGCATATTTCTCGAGAGTATTATGGCTCCCGATCCGACATTCTGGGATTCAAGCCCATCGAGGGCAAGTGTCCTTCTCAGCCCAAGCTCGTTCCTCAGGGCTACTCCAACTTGGACTTCATTCTTCACGATGACGACTTTGCCAAGGGAGAGCTTAAACGGTTCCAGGGCGCCATCCAGGTCCCGACCCAGTCATACGATGACCTAGGTCctgttggagaagacgacCGATGGGACATCTTCTACAACTTCTCTTCTTATCTCGAAACTGCCTACCCTCAGGTCCACAAGCACATgactgtggagaaggttAACACCCACGGTTTGATTTTCACCTGGGAAGGATCTGACTCCAGTCTCGGACCTCAATTGATCATGGCTCACCAGGACGTGGTTCccgtcaacaaggagacTGCTAAGCAGTGGACTCACCCTCCTTACTCAGGTCACTTTGACGGCAAGTACGTCTGGGGACGAGGCTCTGTCGATACCAAAAACTCGCTCATTGGTTCTCTGTCTGCGGCAGAGTTGCTTCTGGAACAGGGATTCAAGCCGAAGCGAACCCATGTTTTCTCCTATGGCTTTGACGAGGAGATCTCCGGACCCAACGGAGCCAAGAACATGGCCAAGTTCCTGGTTGACAAGCATGGAGAGAAGTCTTTCTTTTCAGTTGTAGATGAAGGCAGCCTAGtggttgaggaggacaaCTACGCCATGCTTATTGCTGCCACTGGCGAGAAGGGCTATGCTGACATTCAAATTTCTGTCTCTGCTCCAGGTGGACACTCCTCTATGCCCCCTCCTCATACCGGAATTGGTATTGCTGCCCAGATCAtcaacgagctggaggacacCCCCTACCGACCGGAACTAACCCCCGAGAACCCAATCTTCTATACCATGCAGTGTGTGGCTACCCATGACAAGTCCATCTCTCCAAAGCTGAAGTCCTTGATCCAGCGGGCTGGAAAGGACCGATGGGCAAACAGAAAGCTCGTCGAGATTCTCTACGGGAATCCCAAGTACAGAGACTTGATCCGAACTACCCAGGCCATTGATCTCGTCACTGGAGGTGTCAAGGCTAACGCTCTTCCGGAGACCACCGTTTTTGTCACCAACCACCGAATTGCCATTGAGCATAAGGTCGAGGAcgtccagaagaaggccaccGGCAACGCCATTAATatcgccaagaagaacggcTTTTCTGTCACTGCCTTTGGAAAGGAAATCATCCCCGAAGACAAGGACTCCAAGGGCTCCATTGAGGTTGGCTTCTTTGGCGCTCCCCTGGAGGTTGCGCCCCGAGCTCCTACTTCTGGACCCACCTGGGATCTCGTAATGGGAACCGCTATGCACGTTTTCCGAGATGCAGTCTTCCCCGAGTCGAAGGACGTCTTTGCTGCTCCTGGTATCATGACTGCCAACACTGATACTAGACACTACTGGAAGCTATGTGACGCCATCTACCGATTCAATCCTGTGCGAGAGACCGCCGCTTTTGGAATCCACACTGTCGATGAACATATTGAGTACCAGGCTCATCTCGAGACCATTGCCTATTTCTACGAGCTGGTTCGAAactctggaggagagaaCCAAAGATGA